The Salmo salar chromosome ssa06, Ssal_v3.1, whole genome shotgun sequence genome window below encodes:
- the LOC106607881 gene encoding adhesion G-protein coupled receptor F1-like: protein MKNFLDTAGVLTSNAAKASWGVLNTDPNKNESSPFLGTVETISNFLTDDFFDIETAIIFFNKTTVNNLFNLNSSVLIDIPASEASFSSITIITFESLENVLPAKNSSSLNNRVNTINRKVVLVKGNGTIKNVTFSFDVLNADIWFIIGAAISENEEKDLPACSTATFFIHFFYLALFIWMLVSGLLLLYRTVMVFSHMSKPAMLAISFSLGYGAPLIIAVITITVTAPGKQYIRGIDGAFVIPALTIVVINLLILIVVLFKMLRRGVGDVTQPDERNALVVIARCLAILTPFFGTTWGLRVGTMTTPNNLGIHIVFAIFNSLQGLFILVFGTLLDKKIREALTGRSQVSSNRTRELYYL, encoded by the exons ATGAAG AATTTCCTGGACACGGCAGGTGTACTTACTTCCAATGCAGCAAAAGCCTCCTGGGGTGTTCTAAACACCGACCCCAACAAAAACGAAAGCTCACCCTTTCTGGGCACCGTTGAAACAATTTCCAATTTCCTTACCGATGACTTTTTTGACATAGAAACGGCAATAATTTTTTTCAACAAAACCACAGTCAACAACTTATTCAATTTAAACTCATCTGTTCTGATAGACATACCGGCATCTGAAGCTTCCTTCAGTTCAATCACCATAATAACATTTGAATCCTTGGAGAATGTTTTACCTGCAAAAAACAGCAGCAGTCTGAACAACAGGGTCAACACCATCAACAGAAAAGTGGTTCTAGTGAAGGGGAATGGCACAATCAAGAATGTGACTTTCAGTTTTGACGTACTGAACGCTGACATTTGGTTCATTATTGGTGCAGCAATTtccgaaaatgaagaaaaagatCTACCTGCGTGTTCCACAGCAACATTTTTCATCCACTTTTTCTACCTGGCTCTGTTTATCTGGATGCTGGTCTCAGGCCTTTTGCTGCTCTACCGGACTGTCATGGTTTTCTCTCACATGTCTAAACCAGCAATGTTGGCCATCAGTTTTTCTTTGGGCTATGGAGCTCCCCTCATCATTGCTGTCATAACTATCACAGTGACAGCCCCAGGGAAACAATACATTAGAGGTATTGACGGGGCTTTTGTGATCCCTGCCCTGACCATAGTGGTCATCAACCTTTTGATCCTGATTGTGGTTCTGTTCAAAATGCTGAGGAGAGGTGTGGGGGATGTTACCCAGCCAGATGAGAGAAATGCTTTGGTGGTCATCGCCAGGTGTCTGGCCATTCTGACTCCCTTCTTTGGTACTACCTGGGGACTAAGAGTAGGAACCATGACTACACCAAACAATCTAGGAATCCATATTGTGTTTGCAATCTTCAATTCATTACAG GGTTTGTTCATCTTGGTATTTGGAACACTTTTGGACAAAAAG ATCCGGGAAGCTCTGACAGGAAGGTCACAAGTGTCCTCCAACCGCACAAGG GAACTTTACTACCTTTAG